The following proteins are co-located in the Leptospira weilii genome:
- a CDS encoding DUF488 domain-containing protein: MKIVTSYHYKTDKLLADGFVVFNISRFSPRWVAKGKQIQFKVLAPSTEMLNEGYDWEEFDSNLEKLNATEIIEQLKTLSNGNPVALCCYEKDTTQCHRSRVALWLSKNGFYVDEYREHKTVK, from the coding sequence ATGAAAATAGTAACATCCTATCATTATAAAACCGATAAACTGCTGGCGGACGGGTTCGTTGTTTTTAATATTTCCCGATTTTCTCCTCGCTGGGTTGCAAAGGGAAAACAGATTCAATTTAAGGTGCTGGCTCCATCTACAGAAATGCTAAACGAAGGATACGATTGGGAAGAATTCGATTCTAATTTAGAAAAATTGAATGCTACAGAAATAATAGAACAACTCAAAACGCTCTCCAACGGTAATCCAGTCGCGTTATGTTGTTATGAAAAAGACACCACGCAATGTCATAGATCTCGCGTAGCTCTTTGGTTATCTAAAAACGGGTTCTATGTAGATGAATATAGGGAGCATAAAACAGTAAAATGA